A window from candidate division WOR-3 bacterium encodes these proteins:
- a CDS encoding HAD family hydrolase, whose product MKIKAITFDYWDTLVPIDEEKIKKMREERAKEVVRFLKEKGYDFSYEEVKEISSKVWELYRVNPINNKEVTLYIMAEEILKNLKIRKRKKMVKSLVKIYEEYLYKAGLSVDKDVIEVIKILKEKGFKLGIVSNTPGGNVEKKILEDTGISSFFDIMLFSSFEGVRKPHPEIFMKVINFFKIKPEELLHIGDTPELDIEGPLKIGAKAILWNPKGKEVKEDIISINNWKELINFVIE is encoded by the coding sequence ATGAAAATAAAGGCTATAACCTTTGATTACTGGGATACCCTTGTTCCAATTGATGAAGAAAAGATTAAAAAGATGAGGGAGGAAAGAGCAAAGGAGGTTGTAAGATTTTTAAAGGAAAAGGGATATGATTTTTCTTATGAAGAAGTAAAGGAAATTTCAAGTAAAGTTTGGGAGCTTTACAGGGTAAATCCAATTAATAATAAAGAAGTTACCCTTTATATTATGGCAGAAGAAATTTTAAAAAATCTAAAAATTAGAAAAAGGAAAAAAATGGTTAAAAGTCTTGTAAAAATTTATGAGGAATATCTCTATAAAGCTGGTTTAAGTGTTGATAAGGATGTGATAGAGGTTATAAAAATATTAAAAGAAAAGGGGTTTAAGCTTGGTATTGTTTCAAATACACCTGGGGGAAATGTTGAAAAAAAAATTCTTGAAGATACAGGAATTTCCTCTTTTTTTGATATAATGCTTTTTTCTTCTTTTGAAGGTGTAAGAAAACCGCATCCAGAGATTTTTATGAAAGTTATAAATTTTTTTAAAATAAAACCTGAAGAACTCTTACATATTGGGGATACTCCTGAACTTGATATAGAAGGTCCTTTAAAAATAGGTGCAAAGGCTATCTTATGGAATCCTAAGGGGAAAGAAGTAAAAGAGGATATTATAAGTATTAATAATTGGAAAGAACTAATAAATTTTGTTATAGAATAG
- a CDS encoding NAD(P)H-dependent glycerol-3-phosphate dehydrogenase, which translates to MKVFILGAGRWGTALSYICSFNFEKVYIWDKNSLILESISKERRNPIYFNFFKYPEKVIPSFDLEKCINDSDVFISAIPTQYVRGVWEEFEKFIKKPKIIISASKGLEIKKLERPSEIIREVLKRKAKKIFVLSGPNFAEEVIRNVPSLTVLAGPEENEIKKLQKLLTTPFFRVYISHDVKGVELGGALKNVYAIGAGILDGLNLGFNARAAFLTRSLVEMSRFGKEFGARSHTFSGLSGLGDLLLTATGDLSRNRNFGILIGKGESVEESLKKIKTVEGFYTLKPYVKLAEKKGIYIPIAKKLYEVLYDKKDLKIAIKELMDRPLKYEDVPGFV; encoded by the coding sequence TTGAAAGTTTTTATTTTAGGAGCAGGTAGGTGGGGGACTGCACTTTCCTATATATGTTCTTTTAATTTTGAAAAAGTTTATATATGGGATAAAAATTCTCTAATTCTTGAAAGTATAAGTAAAGAAAGGAGAAATCCTATTTATTTTAATTTTTTTAAATATCCTGAAAAGGTAATTCCCTCTTTTGATTTAGAAAAATGTATCAATGATTCAGATGTTTTTATTTCTGCCATTCCAACACAGTATGTAAGAGGTGTTTGGGAAGAATTTGAAAAATTTATAAAAAAACCAAAAATTATAATCTCAGCTTCAAAGGGACTTGAAATTAAAAAACTTGAAAGGCCAAGTGAGATAATAAGGGAGGTTTTAAAGAGAAAGGCTAAAAAAATTTTTGTTTTATCAGGTCCAAACTTTGCAGAAGAAGTTATAAGAAATGTTCCTTCCCTTACTGTTCTTGCTGGTCCAGAAGAAAATGAGATAAAAAAACTTCAAAAATTACTTACAACTCCTTTTTTTAGAGTTTATATTTCCCATGATGTAAAAGGAGTTGAATTAGGTGGCGCATTAAAAAATGTTTATGCTATAGGAGCTGGAATACTTGATGGACTCAATTTAGGGTTCAATGCAAGGGCAGCTTTTTTAACAAGATCGCTTGTTGAAATGTCAAGGTTCGGAAAGGAATTTGGTGCAAGGTCCCATACATTTTCAGGACTTTCAGGACTTGGAGACCTTCTTTTAACTGCAACAGGTGATCTCTCAAGAAATAGAAATTTTGGAATTTTAATTGGAAAAGGTGAGAGCGTAGAGGAATCTCTTAAAAAAATTAAAACTGTTGAGGGTTTTTATACTTTAAAACCTTATGTGAAGTTGGCTGAAAAAAAGGGAATTTATATTCCAATTGCAAAAAAATTGTATGAGGTTTTGTATGATAAAAAGGATTTAAAGATTGCAATAAAAGAACTTATGGATAGACCTTTAAAGTATGAGGATGTTCCAGGTTTTGTTTGA
- a CDS encoding MBL fold metallo-hydrolase has product MKRIFNLGDFKLIHLSFGTFKLDGGAMFGVVPKVLWSKNVKPDRINRITLGLNPLLVIGKDFKILIDNGTGNKYSEKEFEIYGIKLKNDPFKIYGIRKEEITHVVLTHLHFDHAGGSTEYVDDKLSISYPNAIFYVQKKEFEDAMNPNERTRASYKKENFEPIYKEGKLFLIDGDMEILPGIKLIHTGGHTRGHQFVLIESKGEKAIYFGDIVPTSYHVPLPYIMGYDTFPLITLEVRRKYYELASKEKWLTFFEHDPIPRAGLIKENDGKYFFEEIKP; this is encoded by the coding sequence ATGAAGAGAATTTTTAATTTAGGAGATTTTAAATTAATACATTTATCTTTTGGAACATTTAAACTTGATGGAGGAGCAATGTTTGGTGTTGTTCCTAAGGTTTTATGGTCAAAAAATGTAAAACCTGATAGAATTAACAGAATAACACTTGGTTTAAATCCCCTTTTAGTAATAGGTAAGGATTTTAAAATTTTAATAGATAATGGAACAGGTAATAAATATTCCGAAAAGGAATTTGAAATTTATGGAATTAAATTAAAGAATGATCCCTTTAAAATTTATGGAATAAGGAAAGAAGAAATAACTCATGTTGTTTTGACTCATTTACATTTTGATCATGCTGGAGGTTCAACAGAATATGTTGATGATAAACTATCTATTTCTTATCCAAATGCAATTTTTTATGTCCAGAAGAAAGAATTTGAAGATGCGATGAATCCAAATGAAAGGACAAGGGCTTCTTATAAAAAAGAAAACTTTGAGCCTATTTATAAAGAAGGAAAACTTTTTTTAATAGATGGTGATATGGAAATTTTACCTGGTATAAAACTCATTCATACAGGCGGACACACACGGGGACATCAATTTGTTTTGATAGAAAGTAAAGGTGAAAAGGCAATTTATTTTGGTGATATAGTTCCTACAAGTTATCATGTTCCACTTCCCTATATAATGGGTTATGATACATTCCCTCTTATAACACTTGAGGTTAGAAGAAAATATTATGAATTGGCATCAAAGGAAAAGTGGCTTACTTTTTTTGAACATGACCCTATCCCAAGAGCAGGTTTAATTAAAGAAAATGATGGTAAATATTTTTTTGAGGAAATAAAACCTTGA
- a CDS encoding secondary thiamine-phosphate synthase enzyme YjbQ translates to MEILTIQTKEREQFVEITDEIRKILKNKKFDKGIVFLYVPHTTCGITVNESYDPAVAQDIIHSLHLIAPPKGPYKHTEGNADAHVKTTITGSSLFLFVEDGDLVLGKWQGIFLAEYDGPRTRKVYLKFFKEV, encoded by the coding sequence ATGGAAATTTTAACAATTCAAACAAAAGAAAGGGAGCAATTTGTGGAGATTACCGATGAGATTAGAAAAATTTTAAAAAATAAGAAGTTTGATAAAGGGATAGTATTTTTATATGTTCCCCATACAACCTGTGGTATAACCGTTAATGAGAGTTATGACCCTGCTGTTGCTCAGGATATAATTCATTCCCTTCACCTTATTGCACCGCCGAAAGGTCCTTATAAACATACAGAGGGTAATGCAGATGCTCATGTAAAGACAACTATAACAGGAAGCAGTTTATTTTTATTTGTTGAAGATGGTGATCTTGTTCTTGGAAAGTGGCAGGGGATTTTTTTAGCAGAATATGATGGTCCGAGAACAAGAAAAGTTTATTTAAAATTTTTTAAGGAGGTTTGA
- the lpdA gene encoding dihydrolipoyl dehydrogenase yields MDYKTIVIGAGPGGYVCAIRLGQIGIKTLVVDKNYIGGVCLNVGCIPTKALIHVASIIELNEKAKKEFGFNFSDFRYDIEKLREWKDKIVKRLVTGITSLWKAYNVDFIKGEAIFDSDKKIKVKTEKGEIKEFTAENIVIATGSSPFILKGFEPDGEFIWTSDDAVSLKKVPEKLLILGGGAIGLEFAYIYKNLGSDVEVIELMDQILPGMDKEMAQELTKILKRKGIKIFTERKAKEISVKNKKVKLLVDYKGKEEIYEGDVLLISIGRKPNSRIEGIEKLGLKINEKGFIQVDKKRRANEKGIYAIGDVAEPPLLAHKASREGIVAAEVIKGFNSEFDPRCIPSVVYTIPEFASCGMTEEEARSKGIDIEIGRFPLIASGRALTYGESMGLAKIIVNKENDEVIGVHIISPEASSLIGEGALAIEMGATSEDIGLTIHPHPTFSEILMEAAENVHKRAIHILNR; encoded by the coding sequence ATGGATTATAAAACAATTGTTATCGGAGCAGGCCCCGGAGGTTATGTTTGTGCAATAAGACTTGGGCAAATTGGAATTAAAACTCTTGTTGTGGATAAAAATTATATAGGCGGTGTTTGTTTAAATGTGGGGTGTATTCCTACAAAGGCTTTGATTCATGTTGCAAGTATTATTGAATTAAATGAAAAGGCTAAAAAGGAGTTTGGATTTAATTTTTCTGATTTCCGTTATGATATAGAAAAATTGAGGGAATGGAAAGATAAAATTGTAAAAAGACTTGTTACAGGAATTACGAGTTTGTGGAAAGCTTATAATGTTGATTTTATAAAAGGTGAGGCAATTTTTGATTCTGATAAAAAGATAAAGGTTAAAACAGAAAAAGGGGAAATAAAGGAATTTACTGCTGAAAATATAGTTATAGCAACAGGTTCCAGTCCCTTTATACTTAAGGGGTTTGAACCTGATGGTGAATTTATCTGGACAAGTGATGATGCAGTTTCTTTAAAGAAAGTACCTGAAAAACTTTTAATACTGGGAGGTGGAGCAATAGGTCTTGAATTTGCTTATATTTATAAAAATCTCGGGAGTGATGTTGAAGTAATTGAACTTATGGACCAGATTTTACCCGGAATGGATAAAGAAATGGCTCAGGAATTAACAAAAATTCTTAAAAGAAAGGGGATAAAGATTTTTACTGAAAGAAAGGCAAAGGAAATTTCAGTTAAAAACAAAAAGGTAAAATTACTTGTTGATTATAAGGGTAAAGAAGAAATTTATGAAGGTGATGTATTACTTATTTCTATTGGAAGAAAACCAAATTCAAGAATTGAAGGTATTGAAAAACTTGGTTTAAAAATAAATGAAAAGGGTTTTATACAAGTTGATAAAAAAAGAAGAGCAAATGAAAAAGGTATCTATGCAATTGGAGATGTAGCTGAACCTCCTCTTTTAGCCCATAAGGCTTCAAGGGAAGGTATTGTTGCGGCAGAGGTTATAAAGGGGTTTAATTCTGAGTTTGATCCAAGATGTATTCCTTCTGTTGTTTATACTATTCCTGAGTTTGCATCCTGCGGTATGACAGAGGAGGAGGCAAGGAGTAAGGGAATTGACATAGAAATTGGGAGATTCCCATTAATTGCAAGTGGAAGGGCTTTAACTTATGGTGAAAGTATGGGGCTTGCAAAAATAATAGTAAATAAAGAAAATGATGAAGTTATAGGAGTTCATATAATTTCTCCAGAAGCTTCTTCTCTTATAGGTGAAGGTGCCCTTGCTATTGAAATGGGTGCAACTTCTGAAGATATAGGTCTTACAATACATCCCCATCCAACTTTTTCTGAGATACTAATGGAAGCAGCAGAAAATGTTCATAAAAGGGCAATTCATATTTTAAATAGATAA
- a CDS encoding dihydrolipoamide acetyltransferase family protein — MPFVLKLPEIAESVVEGEILKWLKKEGEFVKKNEPIVEVETQKVTVEIPSPFEGILYKILEKEGSVVEVGKPLAIMIKKGEKVEGEIELSPSSEEKEESIVSPVKNLEKEEIKTPFYVEEKVKLPLEPPYIKGKVLATPSARKLARELGIDLSKIASEKKRIFKKDVLEIKEKLEKEKVKEKFEAEKEVIPLRGLRREIAQRLRESKSKAVHTLHVDEADLTELVKLREKMKELAEKEGVKLTYMPFVIKALVSALKKHPYVNATFDDEKGEIVLHKEYNIGVAVATEQGLIVPVVKNCERKSLLDIAREISLLSEKARKRELNLEDVQGGTFSITNIGSIGGLFSFPVINYPQVAILGFHSIKKRPVINERGEIVIRDMVYLSLSFDHRVIDGAEAALFMKDLIKYLETPELLFLESI, encoded by the coding sequence ATGCCCTTTGTGCTTAAATTACCTGAGATTGCTGAAAGTGTTGTTGAGGGAGAAATTTTAAAGTGGCTTAAAAAGGAAGGTGAATTTGTTAAAAAAAATGAACCAATTGTTGAAGTTGAAACTCAAAAAGTTACAGTTGAAATTCCCTCTCCTTTTGAAGGAATTTTATACAAGATACTTGAAAAAGAAGGGAGTGTTGTAGAAGTTGGTAAACCTTTAGCAATTATGATTAAAAAGGGAGAAAAAGTAGAAGGTGAAATAGAACTTAGTCCTTCTTCGGAAGAAAAAGAAGAAAGTATAGTTTCCCCTGTTAAAAATTTAGAAAAGGAGGAAATAAAAACACCTTTTTATGTAGAGGAAAAAGTGAAATTGCCTCTTGAACCACCTTATATAAAAGGAAAAGTCCTTGCAACTCCCTCTGCAAGAAAACTTGCAAGGGAGCTTGGAATTGATCTAAGTAAAATAGCTTCTGAGAAAAAGAGAATATTTAAAAAGGATGTTTTAGAAATTAAAGAAAAACTTGAAAAAGAAAAAGTTAAAGAAAAATTTGAAGCTGAAAAAGAGGTAATTCCCCTTAGAGGTTTAAGGAGGGAAATAGCTCAAAGACTTAGAGAATCGAAATCAAAAGCAGTTCATACTCTTCATGTTGATGAAGCAGATTTAACTGAGCTTGTTAAATTAAGGGAAAAAATGAAAGAACTTGCAGAAAAGGAGGGTGTTAAACTTACCTATATGCCCTTTGTAATAAAAGCATTAGTTTCAGCTCTAAAAAAACATCCTTATGTAAATGCCACATTTGATGATGAAAAGGGTGAAATAGTTTTGCATAAAGAATATAACATTGGTGTTGCAGTCGCTACAGAACAGGGTCTTATTGTCCCTGTTGTTAAAAATTGTGAAAGAAAAAGTCTTTTAGATATTGCAAGGGAAATATCTCTACTATCTGAAAAAGCAAGAAAAAGGGAGCTAAACTTAGAGGATGTTCAGGGAGGCACCTTTTCAATAACTAATATAGGTTCTATCGGAGGTCTTTTTTCTTTCCCTGTTATAAACTATCCACAGGTAGCAATTCTTGGATTTCATTCAATAAAAAAGAGACCAGTTATAAATGAAAGGGGAGAAATTGTAATAAGGGATATGGTTTATCTTTCTCTTTCCTTTGATCACAGAGTAATAGATGGTGCTGAAGCTGCACTTTTTATGAAGGATTTAATAAAATATTTAGAAACTCCAGAACTTTTATTTCTTGAAAGCATTTAG
- a CDS encoding alpha-ketoacid dehydrogenase subunit beta has protein sequence MAKMTIGEALRNALDIKLYEDERVLVFGEDVGKKGGVFTITEGLQDKYGEERVFDTPLDENGILGMAAGLALYGLRPVAEIQFIDFIWPGFDILISDIAKERFRSGGQFSVPLVIRSPYGGGVKGGLYHSQSPEAIFAHIPGLKVIIPSNPYDAKGLLISAIEDEDPVIFLEPKKIYFAFKEEVPEEKYTVPIGKAKVLREGKDLTIISYGYMIHECKKAVEELEKEGISCELIDLRTIIPFDGETILNSVAKTGRVMIVVEAPRINSFASELSAFISERAIFYLDAPVVRVTGFDTPFPYVLENIYMPSQKRILRACKKLLEGGF, from the coding sequence ATGGCTAAAATGACAATAGGTGAAGCATTAAGGAATGCTCTTGATATAAAACTTTATGAGGATGAAAGAGTTTTGGTTTTTGGAGAGGATGTTGGAAAAAAAGGTGGAGTTTTTACAATAACAGAGGGATTGCAGGATAAATATGGAGAAGAAAGGGTTTTTGATACTCCACTTGATGAGAACGGAATTCTTGGAATGGCAGCAGGACTTGCTTTATACGGATTAAGACCCGTGGCTGAAATTCAATTTATTGATTTTATATGGCCGGGTTTTGATATCCTTATTTCTGATATAGCAAAGGAAAGGTTCAGGTCAGGAGGACAGTTCAGTGTTCCACTTGTTATAAGGTCTCCGTACGGTGGAGGTGTAAAAGGAGGTTTATATCATTCGCAGAGTCCTGAGGCAATTTTTGCCCATATTCCGGGGCTTAAAGTGATAATTCCTTCTAATCCTTACGATGCAAAGGGTCTTTTAATTTCAGCAATTGAGGATGAAGATCCTGTTATTTTTCTTGAACCAAAGAAAATTTATTTTGCCTTTAAAGAAGAAGTTCCAGAAGAAAAATACACTGTCCCCATAGGAAAGGCAAAAGTTTTAAGGGAAGGAAAAGATTTAACGATTATAAGTTATGGTTATATGATTCATGAGTGCAAGAAAGCAGTGGAAGAATTAGAAAAAGAAGGTATTTCCTGTGAACTTATTGATTTGAGGACAATAATTCCCTTTGATGGAGAAACTATTCTTAATTCAGTGGCAAAGACAGGAAGGGTTATGATAGTTGTTGAGGCTCCAAGAATAAACTCTTTTGCCTCAGAGCTTTCAGCTTTTATTTCTGAAAGAGCTATTTTCTATTTAGATGCACCTGTTGTTAGGGTTACTGGCTTTGATACTCCTTTTCCTTATGTTCTTGAAAACATTTATATGCCTTCTCAAAAGAGAATTTTAAGAGCTTGTAAGAAGCTACTTGAAGGAGGTTTTTAA
- a CDS encoding thiamine pyrophosphate-dependent dehydrogenase E1 component subunit alpha, with protein sequence MEIRTFEIEPFTKEPYRLLDEEGKPLFDFEPEDFGLSKEFLLRLYKDILITREIDRMGWILVRQGKAYFYISIGGQETSHVASLYSLEKDDLVMPFYRTVPSLHVRGAKLEEIFAQIMGRASDPLKGRQMPGHFGKKDLNIFVLGSPVGLGHPVAMGVAMGIKYKKENKVIISYGGEGSTSEGHFHSAMNFASVFGLPLIIFIVNNQYAISVPRVKQTASETIAIKAKAYGAEGYYIDGNDALITYLVTKKCVNEARLNKRPFLIEAETYRFDPHSSADDDKKYRSREELEMWKRKDGLLRLKKYLEYLGIWNEEKDEVLKREIEEKLNKIVEEVEKIPFPEPRDMFYEVYVKTPWYLEEEYLELKKEMEE encoded by the coding sequence ATGGAAATTAGGACTTTTGAAATTGAGCCATTTACAAAAGAGCCGTACAGGCTTTTGGATGAAGAAGGTAAACCTCTTTTTGATTTTGAGCCTGAAGATTTTGGTTTATCTAAGGAATTTCTTCTAAGACTCTATAAAGATATTCTTATAACAAGGGAGATTGATAGAATGGGATGGATTCTTGTAAGGCAGGGAAAGGCTTATTTTTATATTTCCATAGGTGGACAAGAAACTTCTCATGTTGCTTCTTTATATTCACTTGAAAAGGATGACCTTGTTATGCCTTTTTACAGAACTGTTCCTTCTTTACATGTAAGAGGTGCTAAACTTGAGGAAATTTTTGCTCAGATAATGGGAAGAGCTTCTGATCCTTTAAAAGGTAGACAGATGCCAGGTCATTTTGGAAAAAAAGATTTAAATATTTTTGTTTTGGGTTCACCTGTTGGTCTTGGACATCCAGTTGCTATGGGTGTTGCCATGGGAATAAAGTATAAAAAAGAAAATAAAGTAATTATTTCCTATGGAGGAGAAGGTTCAACTTCTGAAGGACATTTTCACTCTGCGATGAATTTTGCTTCTGTTTTTGGTTTACCCTTAATAATTTTTATAGTTAATAACCAGTATGCGATTTCAGTTCCAAGGGTAAAACAAACAGCTTCAGAAACAATTGCCATAAAAGCAAAGGCTTACGGTGCTGAGGGTTACTACATTGATGGAAATGATGCTTTAATTACATATCTTGTCACAAAGAAGTGTGTTAATGAGGCAAGATTAAATAAAAGACCTTTTTTAATTGAAGCAGAAACTTACAGATTTGATCCCCATTCTTCAGCAGACGATGATAAAAAATACAGAAGCAGAGAAGAATTAGAAATGTGGAAAAGAAAGGACGGGCTTCTAAGATTAAAAAAATATTTAGAATATCTTGGTATATGGAATGAGGAAAAAGATGAAGTTTTGAAAAGGGAAATAGAGGAAAAACTTAATAAGATTGTGGAAGAGGTTGAGAAAATTCCTTTTCCTGAACCAAGGGATATGTTTTATGAGGTTTATGTTAAAACTCCATGGTATCTTGAAGAGGAATATCTCGAATTGAAAAAGGAAATGGAGGAGTAA